In Trichocoleus desertorum NBK24, the following are encoded in one genomic region:
- the hemE gene encoding uroporphyrinogen decarboxylase: protein MAGSTQIPYLLRAARGEAVDRPPVWMMRQAGRYMKVYRDLRDKYPSFRERSENPELAIEISLQPFRAFRPDGVILFSDILTPLPGIGIPFDIVESRGPIIDPPIRTLEQINNLHPIDPEGSMPFIRTILQTLRQEVGNEAAVLGFIGAPWTLAAYAIEGKSSKDYTIIKGMAFSEPEMLHKFLGKIADAIADYACYQIDSGAQVIQMFDSWAGHLSPQDFETFAQPYQKQVFAKIKAAHPDVPLILYINGSAGVLERMAQSGSDFVSVDWTVDMAEARQRLGANMGVQGNIDPCVLFGSKDFIRDRILDTVRKAGNRRHILNLGHGVLQGTPEENVAHFFETAKQVDKLLAVHA, encoded by the coding sequence ATGGCCGGATCGACCCAAATTCCTTATCTGTTACGGGCTGCGCGCGGTGAAGCTGTTGATCGACCACCCGTGTGGATGATGCGGCAGGCGGGTCGATACATGAAAGTCTATCGGGATTTGCGCGACAAATATCCCTCTTTCCGGGAGCGCTCCGAAAATCCTGAGCTAGCAATTGAGATCTCCCTGCAACCCTTCCGGGCGTTTCGTCCCGATGGTGTCATCCTGTTTTCCGATATTCTGACGCCGCTACCCGGAATTGGGATTCCCTTTGACATCGTAGAAAGCCGAGGACCGATTATTGATCCTCCGATCCGCACTTTAGAGCAGATCAATAACTTGCATCCGATTGACCCCGAAGGCTCAATGCCGTTCATTCGCACGATTCTGCAAACGTTGCGTCAAGAAGTTGGCAACGAAGCAGCAGTGCTTGGTTTCATTGGTGCGCCTTGGACACTCGCAGCTTATGCGATCGAAGGCAAGAGTTCCAAAGACTACACGATCATCAAGGGCATGGCGTTCAGCGAGCCAGAAATGCTCCACAAGTTCTTGGGTAAGATAGCAGACGCGATCGCTGATTATGCGTGCTACCAGATTGACTCTGGGGCTCAGGTGATCCAAATGTTCGATTCTTGGGCAGGGCATCTCAGCCCCCAAGATTTTGAAACCTTTGCCCAGCCTTACCAAAAGCAAGTCTTTGCCAAGATTAAAGCGGCCCATCCTGACGTGCCCTTAATCCTCTACATCAACGGTAGCGCGGGCGTTCTGGAGCGGATGGCACAATCTGGCTCTGATTTCGTCAGTGTGGACTGGACTGTTGATATGGCCGAAGCTCGTCAGCGTCTGGGCGCTAACATGGGCGTACAAGGCAATATTGACCCTTGCGTTTTGTTTGGTTCCAAAGACTTCATCCGCGATCGCATTCTGGATACAGTGCGGAAAGCAGGTAACCGTCGCCACATCCTCAACCTCGGTCACGGAGTTCTGCAAGGCACTCCTGAGGAAAATGTGGCTCATTTCTTTGAAACTGCAAAGCAAGTTGACAAACTCTTAGCAGTTCATGCGTAG